In Bradyrhizobium sp. WBOS07, the genomic window CGGCGATCACCGCATCGCCCCAGGTATTCACGATGCGGCCGTCATGGCGTTCGACCAATCGCGCAATCGCCGCGCGGTAGCGGCGCAGCGTCTCCAACGTTCCGGTCTCGTCCGCTTCCATGAGACGGGAATAGCCGTACACGTCAGCGCACAGCACCGTGGTCAGTCGTCGTTTCACCTTGTCGTCGGCCATGGTCGCCATGCTAGCCTCCCTGGCCGGCAAATGCATCAGGCATCCTGTCCGGTGCCGCCGTTCGCCCTGACCTCGCAGACATCGACCCATTCGGCCGCGGTCAGCTCGGCCATCCGCTCCGGCGTGATGCGCACCGCGCTATGGGTGGAGCCGGCGGCCGGCACCACGACGTCGAATGCTTTCAGCGACACATCGCAATAGACCGGCAGCGGCGACTTCAGCCCGAACGGACAGACGCCGCCGACCTCGTGGCCGGTGATGGCGGCGACTTCCTCCAGCCCCAGCATCTTCGGCTTGCCGCCGAACTGCGCCTTGACCTTCTTGTTGTCCATCCGCGAGGTGCCGGCGGCCACGATCAGGATCACGCGGTCGCCGACGCGCAAGCTCAGGGTCTTGGCGATCATGCCGGGCTCGACGCCATAGGCCTCGGCGGCCAGCGGCACCGTGGCTGAGCTGATCGGCGATTCCATCACGGTGATGTCGGGGGCTTTCTCGGCGAAGAAGGCGCGAACGGATTCCAGGCTCATTCCAGTCAGCTCATTCCAGGCTTGCGGGCGGGCGGCGATGCTAAGCGATTCCCGGCAACTCAGAGAGCGAACGGACGCGGTGGTCCGGTGCAAAGCCAAGCTCGTCCATCTGGGTGCGGATCGCCTTGAACATCGTCAGCGGTGCCACGAGTTCGGTCTCGACGCAAGCCAGCGCCACGGCTTCCGGCGTCACCCGCTCGATGCAGGCGACGTTGAGCCCGAACGACTTTGCCCCCGCCGCGTCCCATGGATTGGACGACACGAACAGAACCTCGTTCGGCGCGGTCCCGAGCACTTCCCCGATCAGCTCGTAGGCCGCCGGGCTCGGCTTGAAGATCTTCTTGGCGTCGACGCTGATGGTGGCATCGAGCAGGCGGTCGAGCCCGGAATTGCGCACCAGCGCATTCAGCATGTCCGGGCTGCCGTTGGAGAGGATGGCCAGTCGTCGCGGCTTCAAGGCCGTGAGCGCGGCGGCTGCATCCGGATAGAGATCGAGATGCAGATATCTCTCGATCACCCGCTCGAACGCTTCGCTCTCATAGGCCAGTCCCAGCACCCGCAGCGTATAGGCGAGGGAGTCGCGGGTGACCGCGGCAAAATCCTGGTAGCGTCCCATCAGCGATCGCAGCCAGGTGTATTCGAGCTGCTTGATGCGCCAGACCTGCGTGATGATCCCGCCATAGCCCGGAAACGCATCCTCGGTGATCTCAGCGACCGACTGGATGTCGTACAGCGTCCCGTAGGCGTCGAACACGACGGCTTTGATGCTCATGGACTGTCCTTCCAGGCAGGTGTGGTCCCAAGAACTCGGCTCGGGGGAGCGTGGAGTATCGTCAGCTTACCAGAGCAAAGCGGAAGTCTGCCACTGCAAGTGCGAACGGCGGCTTGTGACCCCAAAACGGACATTCCCATGGATCGGCGCGTACGCTTCGCTAGGCTTTAGCTTTTGGTTCGGCGCGCGCCCAGACCTTGAGCTCTAGCGCGTCGGACACTGCCTTGATCAGGAGCGCGCGGCCCTCGCGCACCGCTTGCGAGTGAGTTCGGTCCAAATTCTCGCAGAGTGCCCAGGTTACGAATTGCCCCTTGATCGGTCCCCAACTGATCGCATGCCCCAAGCCATGCTCGAAGACCGAAGAGGCTGGCACGACGGAATATCCGACTCCGCGGCGTGCAAGGTCGAGGCAAAGGCTCAGCGTGTCGGTCTCGACGGCCAATCGAAACTGCATACCTTTGCGTTCCAGGGCGTGCTCGACCTGGATCCGCGCCACATTCGGACGTCCCGGAAGCACTAGCCGCAAGCCGTCAAGCTTAGATAGTGCGACCGGTTTTTCGGGGTGTAGCGCATCCTCTCTTCGACCGACCAGCACCATCGGTTCGCGCACCAGCGGCGTCTTGCGGTAGCTGGCGGTAGGCGAGGAGTCGTACGGCACAATGGCAATGTCGAGCAGGTGCGCGGACATGTACTCGCGCAAGATATTGCTGACACCCTCGTAGACACGGAGCGTGATACCGGGGTGCCGCTCCGCAAGCTTCTCCACGAAGGGGGACGTCACCACCTGTTGCCATGCGGGCGGCGTGCCGATGGCAAGTTGGCCCGAGGCTTTTTCGCCGACCTGCTCTTTAAGGAGAGTAAGCTGGCGCAACAGAGGGCGGGCGCGATCAGAGAGCATCTTGCCAGCCTCCGTGAGGTCGACGCCGCCGGGAGTGCGGATGAACAGCTTGTTGCCCATCTGGTGTTCGAGGAGCGCAATGTGCCGCGACAGCGCCGGCTGCGACAGATGCACACTCGCAGCTGCCTTGTTGATGCTGCCGAGTTCAGCCACGCGCAGGAAGAATTCCAATAGGCGTACTTCAACGGTCATCACGACCTCGGTGGTTATACAGCCAGTGAATAACAATCATAGTCAATTGGCATTATTAGGATAACACATATTGCTCCTAAAGTCCTGACGTCATGTGCCAACGAAGGGCGGCATTTGAGGAAATGAAAATCGGCCGTTCGAGCCGAACTTCAGCAAGGGGAGGCGCATAATGCTTACGCGCGCAGGAGCGATTTCAACGGCACTGATGTTCGCAATTGCCATGTCGGTACCGGGCAAGGCGAAGGCGCAGGAATTTCCGTCTCGACCGCTATCCATCCTGGTGATTTATCCTGCCGGTGGCCCCGCCGATCTGATGGCTCGTGCGCTGGCGGAAGTATTGCGAGAGCGCCTCGGCCAGCCAGTGATCGTCGAAAACAAGCCGGGTGCAGGCGGTCAGATCGCGGGTACGGCCCTGGTCCGCGCGCCGGCGGACGGACACACGCTTCTCATCGGTGACACCGCTTCGCTCGGAATCAACAAGGCCGTCTACGCGAATTTCAGCTACGACCCGCTGACGGATCTGGAGCCGGTTGCTCCACTGATGTTGATGCCGATGCTGCTCTATGTGCCAAAATCCAGCCCGTTCAATTCAACCGCCGATCTGGTTGCCGCAGCAAAATCCAAGGCGCTGAATTATGCTTCGCAAGGCAACGGCAGCCTAGGCCACCTGCTCGGAGAAATGCTCAAGGCGGACGCGGGCATCCAGCTGGTTCATGTCCCCTACAGAGGTTCAGCGCCGGCGATGCAAGACCTGATCGGGTCGCAGGTGGACCTGCTGTTCGACGGTTTGGGACCCGGGCTGCCTAACGTCAGTGCGGACAGTATCAAGGCGCTCTTCGTTGCGGGGCCTCAGCGCTTGCCGCAATTACCGAACGTACCCACTGCCGACGAGGTCAGGTTGCCCAATGTCGTGATGTCTTTGTGGCTCGGGGTTGTGGTACGGGCGGGTACACCCGAGCCAGTTGTCCAGCGGCTCAGTGAAGAGGTCCGCTATGCGATGCGCCAGCCGCAGGTCACCAAGCGATTTCTCGATCTCGGCTTTCAGATCCTCAACATGACGCGGGCGGAATTCCGGCATTTCATCAAGAACGAAGCCGGGAAGTCAACCGCGTTGGTGAAGGCCCGCGGCATCGCCGCCGAGTAAGTCCATGACCCTTAACCTTGCCACCCGCACTGTCACCAGGGCGCGGGAACGAATGACCCTGGACGCGGAAGTCTGCGTCGTCGGAGGCGGTGCCGCAGGAATCATGGCGGCACTGACGGCAGCCAGCCTAGGCCGCAAGACCGTCCTGCTCGACGCTATGCCGACGATCGGCGGCCAGCTTGTCGGGACGTTGCTCGGCACGATATGCGGCCTCTATTCCAACGGCCCGCGGCCATATCGCGTTACGTTCGGCGCGGTCGACGATATGCTGAACGAACTGCATGGCGCCGGTGCAATCCACGCCCGCCGTGCGCTGGACACGATCGTTCTACAGTACGACGAGATGCTTTGCGGTCGCTGGAGCGAACGGGCACTCTCGCGTGCAAATGTGGACCTGGTGCTGGGTGCCGTCCTGCGCTCGGCCCGTGTTGAAGGTCGTCGCATTGTCGAGCTTGATGTGTCGACGCGATGGGGCGACTTGGCCGTCCGCGCGGATGGATTTATCGACGCCTCGGGCGATGCGGCCATTGCATGGCATGCCGGGTTACCTGTGCGCGAACCCCATGAACCCCAATGGGGCACGCAGATGATCTTGCTGGAGGGCTTCGCGGAAGATGCGATCGCCGATTTCGACGGATTCCATGTCGCAGAGGTTCTGAAGCACAAGAAGCGCGAATACGGTCTGAGCCGCGAGGATGGATTCATCTTCGCATTTCCCGGCCGCGGCGTGGCGACCGTCAACATGACGCACATGCCCAATCCGACAGAGCCAATCGCGGCCACGCGCGCTACGCTGGAAGGCAGGGACCAAGCCGACAAGGTGCTGGAATTCTTGCGGCGGGAGTTTCCGAGGTCGATGGGCCAGGCCCGTATCCGGGCCTACGGTTTGCCTGGAATCAGGCAAACCCGCTGGTTCGTCGGCGCGCACCAACTCACCATCGATGAAGTCCGGGCCGGCCATCGCCCCGCCGATGCCGTCGCGCGCTGCTCATGGCCGGTCGAGGCGCATGACAGCGCCGAGACAGTGCATTGGGAAACTTTCGAGGATCGCAACCACATGCACTATGTACCATTGCGTAGCCTCGTGCATCGGGATAGCGACAACTTGATCGCTGCAGGCCGATGTATAGATGGCGACGTCGCAGCTCTGGCCTCGGTCCGTGTCATGGGACCCTGCTTTGCGATGGGGCAGGCAGCTGCCCACGCTCTGGATATTTCCGGCGGCAAGTCCCTACACGACGTCGATTCGAGCCGGCTCGCAAATCGCCTGCGCGACAATCTCGACGGTGCGAAGATCGATCGGTGGTGCAATGGTGTCTGACCCTGGCATGCGCTTCGCCCCACCCGCGGGAGTTACGAAACATACCCTTGTTGATGCTGCGTCATACGACGTCGACATCTACAGCGATGAGGTAATCGCCGAGCCCTACGGCCATTATCAGGCCATTCGCGATGCAGGCCCGGCGGTATGGCTGCCCAGGAATGGACTGTGGGCGGTCGGCCGCTTTGCCGATGTACGCTCGGTGTTGATGAATCACACGAAGTTCTCCTCAGCCCGCGGGGTCGCCGCCAATGAATTGATCAATTCCTCTTCGATCGGCAACACGATCACCAGTGATCCACCCGAACACACCAAAATGCGACGAATCATACGCGCGCCGTTGACGGCGCCAGCGCTAAAGGATGTTGCCCCGCGGATCGAGGCCGAAGCCGATGCGCTGGTCGCGCGTCTGGTGAAGCGGGAAAGCTTCGATGCGATAGAGGATTGTGCTCGCCACTTACCGGTATCGATCGTGTCCGATCTGGTGGGGCTGCCCGAGGATGGACGTGCGAACATGCTGCGCTGGGCGGCTGCGACGTTCGATGCGCTGGGTGCCATGAATTCGCGCGGCACGGCGGCCTTGCCGCAGATACAGGAGCTTCACGCTTATTGTCGCGATCCTTCCACCATCGCCCGTCTTAAACCCGACGGCTGGGCGGCCGCGATCTGGAAGGCTGCAAAAGGCGGAGAAATTTCGATGGAGAAATGCCCGGCGATGATGCGGGATTATATCAGCCCGAGCCTGGACACTACGATCTTCGCCACGGGCAGCCTGATCTGGTTCTTCGGCGAGAATCCCGACCAGTGGGACTTGGTGCGACAGGATCCGTCGCTGATCTCCGCAGCCATCAATGAAGCCGTAAGGCTGGAGTCTCCGATTCGGGGCTTCACTCGGGTCGTGGCGGAAGATACGGTTTTGGACGGAGTGAAACTCTCCGCCGGATCGCGAGTCCTGGTGCTTTACGCGTCAGCAAATCGCGACGAGCGTAAGTGGGAAGAACCAGAGAAATTTAACGTGAGACGGGATGTCCGTGATCATCTCGGTTTCGGGATTGGAGCGCATGTTTGCGCCGGCATGCATCTAGCGCGCCTGGAGATTACTGCGTTGATGACGGCTTTCGCACGCCGCGTATCCCGCTTTGAACTGGGGATGCCAACCAGGGCTGTCAACAACGTGCTGCGGGGGTTCACGAGTCTGCCGGTGACGGTTCGATAAGGCGAGGCGAGCAGCACAGCTCCGTTCTTGCCGCTCGATTCGCGAATGGGGTGCCAACAACATCTGTGGAGCGCCTAGCCCATATCGGGTTCTGTGAAAGCAATTAGCATGGAGTCCGACCAACATTGAGTTAGCCGCCCCAACGAGGCCATCGAATTTCTGCTTGTGGCCCAAGCCGGACTCACGGCCAGTCCCGCCACTTCGCTGCAATCAGGGGCGGAGCAGACCTCGGACGAAGAGCAGCGTAACTAGGCACTCGGCGAACGTTCTCGCCGCGTCCAGGTCGCCCGCTCGGCGAACACCCGGCTGACTTCCGCCATGTGCTCCGTGCCCCATGAGCAGAGCGGCACGAGGGCCTGGGCGAGGCTGTGACCTAACGGAGTGAGGCTGTAGTCCACCCGCGGCGGCACCTCCTTGTAGTCGGTGCGCTTCACGAGCCCATCGGCCTCCAGCTCCTTCAATTGCTGGATCAGCACCTTGTCGCTGACGTCGCGTATGGCGCGGCGGAGCTCGCCATAGCGGGTCGGGCCATCCTGGGCGACGAAGTAAAGGATCAGCGGCTTCCACTTGCCCGCGATGACCCGTAGGGTGGCATCCAGCCCGCAGGTGAATCCGGGCAGATTCGGCGTGCAACGTTGAACGGTTGAAGGCGTCTGGGTCGGCGGAAAGGTCGGGTCTGACATTTTTGGGTACTTACCAAAAGGTGCATACTTGTCGATAGGTGGGTACGCCGCCAGCTCAGTGCAACCTTAGTGAATGAGCACATCATGAGCAGACTACAAGGCAAGACGGCAGTGGTGACCGGCGGTGGCACCGGCATCGGATTTGGAGCGGCGAAGCGGTTCGTCGACGAAGGCGCCTTCGTCTACATTTTCGGGCGGCGGCAGGAGCAGCTCGACGCCGCCGTTGCGAAGCTCGGATCCCAGGCGCGCGCGGTCAGGGGCTCGGTGACCGATCTGTCCGATCTGGACCGGCTTTACGAGACGGTCAGGAAGGAACGAGGCACGCTCGACGTTCTCGTCGCCAATGCGGGGACCGGGCTATTCGCGCCGCTCGGAGAGATCACGGTCGAGCATTACGATCACATCTTCGACGTCAACGTGAAAGGGCTGGTGTTCACCGTGCAGAAGGCGCTGCCGCTGATGAAGCAGGGCGCCTCGATCATCCTGACCGGCTCGAGCACGGGCGTGATGGGGACGCCGCAATTCAGCATCTACAGCGCGACCAAGGCCGCGATCCGCAATCTCGCGCGCAGCTGGGCGCAGGATCTGCGCGGCACCGGCATCCGCGTCAACGTGCTGTCGCCGGGGCCGACCAAGACCGAGCTGGCGCTGGAGATCGTTGGCGAGGAAGCGTTCGATTCGCTCGGCAGCAGCACGCCCATCGGGCGTGTCGGCGACCCCTCCGAGACGGGCGCGGTGGCCGCGTTCCTGGCGTCGTCGGACAGCAGCTACATGACCGGCGGCGAGGTCTTCGTGGATGGAGGCCTGGCGCAGGTGTGAGGTCTTGAGCATGAGGGCTTCGGTTGACCGAAGCCCTCGATGCGCTTCAGATCCCCAGCAGCTTCCTTGCGTTGGCCTTCAGCACCTTCGGCCGGACCTCGTCGCGGATGTCGATCTTGGCGAAGTCCGACAGCCAGCGGTCCGGCGTGATCACCGGCCAGTCCGAGCCGAACAGCATCTTGTCCTGCAGGATCGAGTTGATGTAGCGCACCAGGATCGGCGGGAAGTATTTCGGCGACCAGCCGGAGAGGTCGATATAGACGTTCGGCTTGTGGGTCGCGACCGACAGCGCCTCTTCCTGCCATGGGAAGGAGGGGTGGGCGAGGATGATCTTGAGGTCGGGGAAATCCGCCGCGACGTCGTCCATGTACATCGGGTTGGAATATTTCAGCCGCATGCCCATGCCGCCGGGCATGCCCGAGCCGACGCCGGTCTGGCCGGTGTGGAACAGCGCGATGGCGCCGCCATTGTTGATCTCTTCGTAGAGCGGATAGGCCATGCGGTCGTTGGCGTAGAAGCCCTGCATGGTCGGGTGGAATTTGAAGCCGCGCACGCCGTATTCCTCGATCAGCTTGCGCGCCTCGCGCGCCCCGAGCTTGCCCTTGTGCGGGTCGATCGAGACGAACGGGATCAGGACGTCGAGATGATCGGAGGCGACCTCCAGCATCTCGTAATTGTTGTAGCGGCGGAAGCCGGTCTCGCGCTCGGCATCGACCGGGAAGATCACCGCGGCGATGTTCTTGGAGCGGTAATAGGCCGCGGTCTCCGGCACCGTCGGCGGATGCTTGTTCGGCGACTTGAAATACTCCGCCATCTGCGCCTGGAAGTCGTCATAGCCGTCGTCGGGATGGCAGCCGCAGGGCTCCTCGGCATGGGTGTGGATGTCGATGGCGACGACCTTCTCGATATCAGGCAGCTTCAGCTTCGGCATTGGTGTCCTCCCGACCGGTTGCCGAATTGATTATAGTATATAACGAATTTGGCAAGGCGCGCGGGAGGCGACATTGTTGTCGGCAAGCGGTCTTCACTCCCTCGGTTGGTCGGGAGGGCAGATCGGGCCGATCCGGCCGCTTTGACCGTGCATGAGGTTGTTTTCGAGAATTTGCCGGTTCGGAAGGCGGCAGTGAACATTGACATCACCTGCCGCCATGCCTTAAGAACCGCCCCGTCCCGGGCGGTCGTCCGCCAGCGGGAAAAATCTCATTTTGCCACATTCGCGCGTGCCGCAACGGTAGTGCCGAACACGGCCTTTCGAACGTTCAGGATTCCGCCATGAAGGTCCGTAACTCGCTGAAATCGCTGCGCGGTCGCCATCGCGCCAACCGCCTGGTCCGCCGCAAGGGCCGGGTCTATGTGATCAACAAGGTGCAGCGCCGCTTCAAGGCGCGCCAGGGCTGATCTCAAGGCTGATCTCAGCCCGGCCGGACGCCTTCGCGTTCCCGCAAGACCACTGCTCACACGAGTTTGACGCCGCCTTTGCTTTGCAAGGGCGGCTTTGCGCGTTTAGACTTTCACCATGGCAGTGAGATTCCCGCATCCGCGCACTTTGTGTCTGGCCCTTGTGCTGGCAAGCCTCGGGCTGGCTCCGGCGCTGGCGCAGCAGATTGAGCCGCCGAGCCCGCCCGGCAAGCAGAAGAAGCTGCCGGAGGCACCGGCCAAGCTGCCCAAGGTCGATCGCACCAAGAATCTTGATTTCCTGTTCGGCGCGCTGAAGGCGGCGCCCGACGAGGTCAGCGCCAAGCATGTCGAAGCGCGGATCTGGGCGATCTGGCTCCAGACCCCCAGCGACACCGCGGCGCTGTTGATGGCGCGCGCCAAGACCGCGGTCGACGCCAAGAAGATCGAGGTCGCGATCAAGCTGCTGGACTCGGTCATCAAGCTCAGGCCCGACTACATCGAGGCCTGGAACCGACGCGCCACGCTCTATTACATGCAGAACGATTATGGTCGCTCGCTTGCGGACATCCAGCAGGTGCTGATCCGGGAGCCGCGCCATTTCGGCGCGCTCGCAGGCCTCGGCATGATCATGCAGGAGGTCGGCGACGAGAAGCGCGCGCTCGACGCCTACCGCAAGGCGCTCGCCGTCAATCCGCACCTCGAGAAGATTCCCGACCAGGTCAAGTCGCTGACCGAGAAGGTCGAGGGACGCGATATCTGAAGCGGAATGGGCTTTGGTCGAATCGATGCGTGCGGAGAACTCGGATCACCTCTCCTGCAGGGAGAGGTAATCGCCCGTGCCGATCGAGCCTCACTCCATCATGCTTTAGCCGACAACTCGACCATTTCTTGAGAGAACGTGGCGTCTTCGGATTAACCACGATCGCAGGCGCGGCATCGTGAGCACTATTGCCCGGGCCGCCGCGAGCCTACCTGCATGGCAGGAGCGAAAGCCATGAAGCGTTTGATTTTTGCAGGGTGCTTGCTGCTCGCGTCGGGGACGGCGAGTCTCGCCGACGGATTGTTCTGGGTGGTCGGCAACCGCGCCACCGGAAAATGCAATATCGTGACCAGCAATCCGGTCATCATCGGCGATATCTGGTTTGGCGATGGTCCCTACAAGTCCAGGGCCGATGCCAAGCTTGCCCGTTCGACGATCCGCGTCTGTCCCGCGCTCACGCCGGACGAGGAAAAGGACGAGGACGGCACGAACTAGCCTGCCTTAATGCAGGACGCTGCCGCCGCGCTCGACCAGGCCGCGATCGGCCGCTGCCGCGTAGGCCCTTGCCAGCTCCGTTTCGAGATGCTCGTTGATCAGCAGCAGCGCCCGTACGGCGCCGCGCAGGTCGCCGTTGCAGCTCGCGACGATTTCGTCGATCGCAGTGTCGTTTGATCTGAAGCTCATCGAAAATCCTCCGGTTCGAACCAGGACAATTTCTGCCGGTCTTTCCCACATCCCCTGAGGCATGCGAGGAGGATCGGCGCCCACCCGCGCCTAGATGGCGGAACCGACCATGGCGATTATATGGACGCCGCGATGACGGCGGCATGAAGCCGTTCCGGGCTTGCGTATGCCTGTGGAATAATGTTGATTCCATTGAGTTTTTACGTTCTGCAATTGTGCACATATCCACAGCCCCGGCATTTCGGTGGACCACGAAAAGCCGAAGGCAGCGAAACTGCCGCCCTCCAGACCCGTAACTGCCCTGTGCCCAGGATCACCCGGATTCTCCCCATGATCGTGATGTCAGTCGTGACGGCGCTGGTTGTGCTGGCGCTGGTCACGCAGGCCGGGATCGTCGCCGTGCAGCGCGCCTTTCCGCCGCAGGGCGAGATGGTGGACGTCGACGGCGCGACGCTTCACGTCGTCGATATCGGCCCGCGCGATGCCGGCTTGCCGATCGTGATGCTGCACGGCGCGAGCTCCAATCTCGAAGCGATGCGGCGCCCGCTCGGCGACATCGTTGCCAGGGACCATCGCGTCATCCTGGTCGATCGCCCCGGCCATGGCTGGAGCACGCGTGCGCGGCGGCAGGATTCCACGCCGCAGATCCAGGCGCGGATGATCGACGAGGCGCTTGCAAAGCTAGGGATCGAGCGTGCGGTCTTCGTGGTGCATTCCTGGAGCGGCGCGCTCGGCGCGCGGCTTGCGCTCGATCATCCCGGCCGCGTTGCGGGCCTCGTCATGCTCGCGCCCGTCACCCATCCCTGGCGCGGCGGCGTCGGCCGTTACAACGAGATCATCGCGACGCCGGTGATCGGTCCGCTGCTCGCCTACACCATCACCCTGCCGCTCGGTTACTTTCTCGCCGAACCCGGCGCGCGCAGCGTATTCCTGCCGCAAATGATGCCCGATGGATTCGTGCGGGATTCCGCGACGCCGCTCTTGCTGCGCCCGCGCGAATTCATCGCCAACGCCTATGATCTGGTGACGCTGAAGCAGGCGGTTGCGGCGCAAGTGGCACGCTATGGCGAGATCCAGGCGCCGGTGACGGTCATCGCCGGCGAGCCCGACAAGACGGTGAAAACCAACATCCACGCCCGCCCGTTCGCGGCCACGGTGCCGAATGCGAAGCTGATCGTGCTGCCCGATCTCGGCCACATGGTGCAGAATGCCGTGCCCGACCGCGTGAAGGCGGAGATCGAGGCAATGCTCGGGAGGATCGTCCCGGCACAAGCGGCCGCCGATTAGAAGTTTTCGCGCTCTCGGTAGGGTGGGCAAAGGCGCACTTGCGCCGTGCCCACGAGTTCCCGACGACGGCGAAAGACGTGGGCACGCTCCCGTAGCCCGGATGGAGCGTCAGCGTAATCCGGGGCCGCTCGCCCGGCATCTCGCATCGTCCCGGATTACGCTTGCGCTCCATCCGGGCTACGGCACCGTGCCTGTGTCGCCCTCTGTCAATCCCGCTCGTCAAAAATATTCCACTTTACCGAAATTCGGAAATGACGTATGTGTCGCCCATCCCGGCTCAACCAGGAGGGGCGATCTCGAGGTCGTCTTGATCCCGAGCCGGGCTTGCGGTGGACGCGGCAGCGTCGGCATGAGAGGTGCGGGCAGGGCGGGTAGTCCCTGTGAGCCCGTGGCCGCGTGCGGACGAACGGCGCTGTTCAGTTCGTCGCGCCAACATTCGACGGCTACGTGCACGATGCCGTCGACCCTGTGGCGCTCACGAATGTGCGTACGGCAAAACCGTGTGGTCCTGGCCGTCGTTGCTACGGTCAAGCCTATCGCGGAGGTGCGAGCGAGCCCAACCGGGCAGACTGCATCATCCAATCCGCGGGGCGAGGGAGGCCAGAAGGAAAGTTCGGCTCCCGGGAGAGCACGGCATAAGCCGTCCGACCATCGCGCAGGGAAGGCCGAGTGATCGGCACCACCTGTATGCTGCTGTGCGGTTCTTCTGCGTGTGCATTTTCGCGCAGCGGACCGCGGGTGCGTTGTCAGCACCCGGCCTTCCCTGCACCCTCTTGGCTTTGAGGGTGGCGACGCAAGCAAAGCTCGGGCGAATTGCGCCGCGAGGTCGAAGAGGCGTGTCTGTGAGTCGAGCTGCGTGTCACAACCTCGATCTCGTAGGGTGGGCAAAGCGCAGCGTGCCCACGCGTCTATCTCCGCATTTGAAAGGTCGTGGGCACGGCGCCAGTGCGCCTTTGCCCACCCTACGACACCGCCGCCTGGGATGTGCAGTGGAGTATCGCAATGCCATGCAGAAAACGCGTCGCAACAACAAGCGACAGCTCCGGTTCTGATGCGATCGGAACCGGAGCTGCAGCGGCCGCTTCAGGCGTGCTTACTGCTTGATCTTCCCGTCCTTGTCGTATTGGGCAATGAAGGCCCAGAGATTGTTGATCTCGGTCTCGTTCTTGATGCCGGCGA contains:
- a CDS encoding amidohydrolase family protein translates to MPKLKLPDIEKVVAIDIHTHAEEPCGCHPDDGYDDFQAQMAEYFKSPNKHPPTVPETAAYYRSKNIAAVIFPVDAERETGFRRYNNYEMLEVASDHLDVLIPFVSIDPHKGKLGAREARKLIEEYGVRGFKFHPTMQGFYANDRMAYPLYEEINNGGAIALFHTGQTGVGSGMPGGMGMRLKYSNPMYMDDVAADFPDLKIILAHPSFPWQEEALSVATHKPNVYIDLSGWSPKYFPPILVRYINSILQDKMLFGSDWPVITPDRWLSDFAKIDIRDEVRPKVLKANARKLLGI
- the ykgO gene encoding type B 50S ribosomal protein L36, producing MKVRNSLKSLRGRHRANRLVRRKGRVYVINKVQRRFKARQG
- a CDS encoding tetratricopeptide repeat protein translates to MAVRFPHPRTLCLALVLASLGLAPALAQQIEPPSPPGKQKKLPEAPAKLPKVDRTKNLDFLFGALKAAPDEVSAKHVEARIWAIWLQTPSDTAALLMARAKTAVDAKKIEVAIKLLDSVIKLRPDYIEAWNRRATLYYMQNDYGRSLADIQQVLIREPRHFGALAGLGMIMQEVGDEKRALDAYRKALAVNPHLEKIPDQVKSLTEKVEGRDI
- a CDS encoding alpha/beta fold hydrolase, whose product is MIVMSVVTALVVLALVTQAGIVAVQRAFPPQGEMVDVDGATLHVVDIGPRDAGLPIVMLHGASSNLEAMRRPLGDIVARDHRVILVDRPGHGWSTRARRQDSTPQIQARMIDEALAKLGIERAVFVVHSWSGALGARLALDHPGRVAGLVMLAPVTHPWRGGVGRYNEIIATPVIGPLLAYTITLPLGYFLAEPGARSVFLPQMMPDGFVRDSATPLLLRPREFIANAYDLVTLKQAVAAQVARYGEIQAPVTVIAGEPDKTVKTNIHARPFAATVPNAKLIVLPDLGHMVQNAVPDRVKAEIEAMLGRIVPAQAAAD